One Lepidochelys kempii isolate rLepKem1 chromosome 12, rLepKem1.hap2, whole genome shotgun sequence genomic region harbors:
- the LOC140896506 gene encoding melatonin receptor type 1B-B-like has translation MGTGFPALLLLLLLLLAGLPASRCGGPGAAPGPGAGPGGGGAAPGPGAGPGGGGAAPGPGAGPGGGGAAPAPGAGPGGGGAAPGPGAGPGGSRRLKVGIVCALGALGMLSNGAAGAAAASAVAGWSRSRRLTLLSLAAADAALALLVVPLNLYGGLGPGAPPEAYCRAVAFVSASLFGAALYSLAGVSLERYVAVAFPLRHARLLGRRRLALLLAGAWLGPALLLLPVALPGRAAVLRVRFSAAALLCEPDYGSNAAYAGLLVAAIFCPAAATVTFANLRLWQAARAQRRRGEGAGLRRLRLLQLDAASRVLVPVVVAFYVCWAPCMATILYNAITKDRVHEWLEFVALWLPSGSGFLNCFVYFWTNRNFRHKFQKIRHKLCGPCSRDKWEQDVHRMVTISAVVERSSSQPVLLLDRSCSGSSTSILLPREAQTSL, from the exons ATGGGAACCGGCTTCcccgccctcctcctcctcctcctcctgctgctggccggCCTCCCCGCCTCCCGCTGCGGGGGCCCCGGGGCGGCCCCCGGGCCGGGAGCGGGgcccggcgggggcggggcggcccCCGGGCCGGGAGCGGGgcccggcgggggcggggcggcccCCGGGCCGGGAGCGGGgcccggcgggggcggggcggcccCCGCGCCGGGAGCGGGgcccggcgggggcggggcggcccCCGGGCCGGGAGCGGGGCCCGGCGGCAGCCGGCGGCTGAAGGTCGGCATCGTCTGCGCGCTGGGGGCGCTGGGGATGCTGAGCAACGGGGCGGCGGGGGCGGCGGCCGCCTCGGCCGTGGCGGGCTGGAGCCGCAGCCGCCGCCTCACGCTGCTCTCGCTGGCGGCGGCCGACGCGGCGCTGGCGCTGCTGGTGGTGCCGCTCAACCTGTACGGCGGCCTGGGGCCCGGGGCGCCGCCCGAGGCCTACTGCCGGGCCGTGGCCTTCGTCAGCGCCAGCCTCTTCGGCGCCGCGCTCTACTCGCTGGCCGGCGTCTCGCTCGAGCGCTACGTCGCCGTCGCCTTCCCGCTGCGCCACGCGCGCCTGCTGGGCCGGCGCCGCCtcgcgctgctgctggcgggcgcctggctgggccccgccctgctgctgctgcccgtgGCCCTGCCCGGCCGCGCCGCCGTCCTGCGCGTGCGCTTCTCGGCCGCCGCGCTGCTCTGCGAGCCGGACTACGGCTCCAACGCCGCCTACGCCGGCCTGCTGGTCGCCGCCATCTTCTGTCCCGCCGCGGCCACCGTCACCTTCGCCAACCTGCGCCTCTGGCAGGCGGCGCGCGCCCAGCGCCGGCGCGgcgaaggggcggggctgaggcgGCTCCGCCTGCTGCAGCTGGACGCCGCCTCCCGGGTCCTAGTGCCCGTCGTCGTCGCCTTCTACGTGTGCTGGGCGCCCTGCATGGCCACCATCCTGTACAACG CAATCACGAAGGATAGAGTCCACGAGTGGCTGGAGTTCGTGGCCCTGTGGCTGCCTAGCGGCAGTGGCTTTCTCAACTGCTTTGTCTACTTCTGGACCAACAGGAACTTCAGGCACAAGTTCCAGAAGATCAGGCACAAGCTCTGTGGGCCCTGCAGCCGAGACAAGTGGGAGCAGGACGTGCACAGGATGGTCACCATCAGTGCAGTGGTGGAGAGGAGCAGCAGCCAGCCTGTTCTCCTTCTGGACCGCTCCTGCAGTGGGTCTTCCACCAGCATCTTACTGCCCAGAGAAGCACAAACTAGCCTATAA